From one Solanum stenotomum isolate F172 chromosome 12, ASM1918654v1, whole genome shotgun sequence genomic stretch:
- the LOC125846929 gene encoding uncharacterized protein LOC125846929 isoform X1, with amino-acid sequence MNVSMTQLLLQIIMMHHLSSSVSKRILSSTMAFYRNDSSFSMVSRQAYRSSTLQQIVDKSPRNAIPSDFLKWRLLGCIRTSKFASGFSPLKQKPLDSIIDMERAKEKSAEELADIWDDYHLGRGHIAASMKSKLYKLLEQRASSCQYFVIPLWKGSGYTTMFVQVQAPHILITGLEDYKARGTQAAPYFTVSYYTEFAESKDLVLVRGDIVFTSKLTDSEAKWLLDTVQSFYLNDVRYKLVERFNRETSEFEFKDVLQTLEMPIM; translated from the exons ATGAATGTATCAATGACTCAAT TGTTATTGCAGATAATCATGATGCACCATTTGTCAAGTAGTGTATCAAAGAGAATACTCTCTTCTACCATGGCTTTCTATAGAAATGATTCTTCTTTCTCTATGGTTTCAAGACAAGCATACAGAAGCTCAACTCTGCAGCAGATTGTTGACAAGTCACCACGAAACGCTATTCCTAGTGATTTCTTGAAATGGCGTTTGCTTGGTTGCATTAGGACATCAAAATTTGCCTCTGGCTTCAGCCCGTTGAAGCAAAAGCCCTTGGACTCTATTATTGACATGGAGAGGGCAAAGGAAAAATCAGCTGAAGAGCTAGCTGACATTTGGGATGAT TATCACTTGGGAAGAGGTCATATTGCAGCATCAATGAAATCTAAGCTATATAAGCTCTTGGAGCAAAGAGCTTCAAGTTG CCAGTATTTTGTGATTCCATTATGGAAGGGAAGTGGTTACACAACGATGTTTGTGCAAG TGCAGGCACCCCACATTCTAATCACAGGTCTTGAAGATTACAAAGCAAGAGGAACTCAAGCTGCTCCATACTTCACAGTTTCTTACTACACTGAGTTTGCTGAAAGCAAGGATCTAGTTCTTGTTCGAGGGGACATTGTCTTTACTAGCAAGCTCACGGACTCGGAGGCAAAATGGCTTTTGGACACTGTACAATCATTTTACTTGAATGATGTCAGGTACAAACTAGTGGAGCGCTTTAACAGAGAAACAAGTGAGTTCGAGTTTAAAGATGTTTTACAAACTTTGGAGATGCCTATAATGTGA
- the LOC125846929 gene encoding uncharacterized protein LOC125846929 isoform X2 codes for MMHHLSSSVSKRILSSTMAFYRNDSSFSMVSRQAYRSSTLQQIVDKSPRNAIPSDFLKWRLLGCIRTSKFASGFSPLKQKPLDSIIDMERAKEKSAEELADIWDDYHLGRGHIAASMKSKLYKLLEQRASSCQYFVIPLWKGSGYTTMFVQVQAPHILITGLEDYKARGTQAAPYFTVSYYTEFAESKDLVLVRGDIVFTSKLTDSEAKWLLDTVQSFYLNDVRYKLVERFNRETSEFEFKDVLQTLEMPIM; via the exons ATGATGCACCATTTGTCAAGTAGTGTATCAAAGAGAATACTCTCTTCTACCATGGCTTTCTATAGAAATGATTCTTCTTTCTCTATGGTTTCAAGACAAGCATACAGAAGCTCAACTCTGCAGCAGATTGTTGACAAGTCACCACGAAACGCTATTCCTAGTGATTTCTTGAAATGGCGTTTGCTTGGTTGCATTAGGACATCAAAATTTGCCTCTGGCTTCAGCCCGTTGAAGCAAAAGCCCTTGGACTCTATTATTGACATGGAGAGGGCAAAGGAAAAATCAGCTGAAGAGCTAGCTGACATTTGGGATGAT TATCACTTGGGAAGAGGTCATATTGCAGCATCAATGAAATCTAAGCTATATAAGCTCTTGGAGCAAAGAGCTTCAAGTTG CCAGTATTTTGTGATTCCATTATGGAAGGGAAGTGGTTACACAACGATGTTTGTGCAAG TGCAGGCACCCCACATTCTAATCACAGGTCTTGAAGATTACAAAGCAAGAGGAACTCAAGCTGCTCCATACTTCACAGTTTCTTACTACACTGAGTTTGCTGAAAGCAAGGATCTAGTTCTTGTTCGAGGGGACATTGTCTTTACTAGCAAGCTCACGGACTCGGAGGCAAAATGGCTTTTGGACACTGTACAATCATTTTACTTGAATGATGTCAGGTACAAACTAGTGGAGCGCTTTAACAGAGAAACAAGTGAGTTCGAGTTTAAAGATGTTTTACAAACTTTGGAGATGCCTATAATGTGA